CGACCAGAAGACCGACAACTACTACATGCCGCTGCGGCAGCTGGTGGATTCGCCGGAGAAGGCCACCGTCATCGATTCGCTGCTGAGCGAAGAAGCGGTGATGGCCTACGAGTACGGCTTCTCCACCACCGATCCGAACACGCTGTGCATCTGGGAAGGCCAGTTCGGCGACTTCGCCAACGGTGCCCAGGTCGTCATCGACCAGTTCATCGCCGCCGGTGAAGCAAAGTGGGGCCGCATCTCCGGCCTGACCCTGCTGCTGCCGCATGGCTATGAAGGTCAGGGCCCGGAACACAGCTCGGCGCGCCTGGAGCGCTTCCTGCAGCTGTGCGCGCTGGAGAACATGCTGGTGGTGGTGCCGTCGACCCCGGCACAGGCCTTCCACATGCTGCGTCGCCAGCAGCACCTGACCACCCGCAAGCCGCTGGTGGTGATGTCGCCGAAGTCGCTGCTGCGCCACAAGCTGGCCGTGTCGACCCTGGACGAGCTGGCCAACGGCGAGTTCCAGCACCTGATCGGCGACGCCAATGCGGACGCCAAGAAGGTCAAGCGCGTGGTGCTGTGCTCGGGCAAGGTCTACTACGACCTGCTGGAAGACCAGACCAAGCGTGGCCAGGACGACGTGGCGATCATCCGCGTGGAGCAGCTGTATCCGTTCCCGCGTGCGCTGCTGGCTGCCGAACTGAAGAAGTACGGCAAGGCCACCGACGTGGTGTGGACGCAGGAAGAACCGCAGAACCAGGGTGCGTGGTACCAGATCCGCCACCACCTGCAGTTCTGCCTGGCCGATGGCCAGAACCTGCACTACGCCGGTCGCGCACGTTCGGCTTCGCCGGCTGCCGGTCACATGGCTGACCACGTCCGCGAACAGCAGCAGCTGGTCGCCGATGCACTGGTCAACCCGTTCAACGACACGTTCGCTGAATAATCCTCCCCCTATTTAGAAGACAAACCAGGAAGCTCCCGCAATGGCCACCGAAGTCAAAGCCCCGGTACTGCCCGAATCCGTCGCCGACGGCACCATCGCCACCTGGCACAAGAAGGTGGGCGACGCCGTCAAGCGCGACGAAAACCTGCTTGACCTGGAAACCGACAAGGTCGTCCTGGAAGTGCCGTCGCCGGTCGACGGCGTGCTCAAGGAAATCAAGTTCGCCGAAGGCTCGACCGTGACCTCCAGCCAGGTCGTGGCGATCATCGAAGAAGGTGCCGTCGCTGCCGCCCCGGCCCCGGCCGCTGAAGCCGCTCCGGCTGCAGCCGCTGCCCCGGCCGCCGCTGCCCCGGCCGCTGCCGCCGCTCCGGCCCCGGCTGCCAAGTCGGCCGCCGACGCGCTGCCGCCGGGCGCCCGCTTCACCGCCATCACCGAAGGCGTGAACCCGGCCGACGTCGACGGCACCGGCCGTCGCGGCGCGGTGACCAAGGAAGACATCGTCAACTTCGCCCGCAACGGCGGCGCCGGCAAGGCCGGTGGCGCACGTCCGGAAGAACGCGTGCCGATGACCCGCATCCGCAAGCGCATCGCCGAGCGCCTGATGGAGTCGAAGAACTCCACCGCCATGCTGACCACCTTCAACGAAGTCGACCTGTCCAAGGTCTCGGCGGCGCGCAAGGAACTGCAGGACGAGTTCGTCAAGGCACACGGCATCAAGCTGGGCTTCATGAGCTTCTTCGTGAAGGCCGCCGCCAACGCGCTGCAGCGCTTCCCGCTGGTCAACGCCTCGATCGACGGCGACGACATCATCTACCACGGCTACTCGGACATCTCGATCGCTGTGTCGACCGAGAAGGGCCTGGTCACGCCGGTGCTGCGCAACGTCGAGCGCATGTCGTTCGCCGACATCGAGAAGACCATCGCCGACTACGCCAAGAAGGCCCGTGACGGCAAGCTGAGCCTGGAAGAACTGCAGGGCGGCACCTTCACCGTGACCAACGGCGGCACCTTCGGTTCGCTGCTGTCGACCCCGATCATCAACCCGCCGCAGAGCGCCAT
The sequence above is a segment of the Stenotrophomonas maltophilia genome. Coding sequences within it:
- the sucB gene encoding dihydrolipoyllysine-residue succinyltransferase, which codes for MATEVKAPVLPESVADGTIATWHKKVGDAVKRDENLLDLETDKVVLEVPSPVDGVLKEIKFAEGSTVTSSQVVAIIEEGAVAAAPAPAAEAAPAAAAAPAAAAPAAAAAPAPAAKSAADALPPGARFTAITEGVNPADVDGTGRRGAVTKEDIVNFARNGGAGKAGGARPEERVPMTRIRKRIAERLMESKNSTAMLTTFNEVDLSKVSAARKELQDEFVKAHGIKLGFMSFFVKAAANALQRFPLVNASIDGDDIIYHGYSDISIAVSTEKGLVTPVLRNVERMSFADIEKTIADYAKKARDGKLSLEELQGGTFTVTNGGTFGSLLSTPIINPPQSAILGMHAIKERPIAQNGQVVIAPMMYLALSYDHRIIDGKDSVQFLVDIKNQLENPGRMLFGL